The Methanosphaera stadtmanae DSM 3091 genome includes a window with the following:
- a CDS encoding NAD(+) kinase, which yields MRIGIISRTDKEEAIELDDTIIKYLFENNIEVELDSQLTKKLPQYSENSVDITKMNADIVLCVGGDGTVLHAQRYLSPKKIPILSINMGTVGFLTEVDPEDIFECLDKLLSYDFFIEERLQLDVLIDSQWHTVLNELVLMTSQPAKMLDLRVSVDEEIVDEVRADGLIISTPSGSTAYAMSAGGPIVDPRVDAAIIIPICPFKLNTRPKIVPADSIITVKFLKEGKKGVAVLDGIVNKEFDYLGEIKLKKSENSAYFVRFKKNFYNSVNNKLIVG from the coding sequence ATGAGAATTGGAATTATCTCACGTACTGATAAAGAAGAAGCTATAGAACTTGATGATACTATTATAAAATATTTATTTGAAAATAATATTGAAGTTGAATTAGATTCACAACTAACTAAAAAACTTCCACAATACTCAGAAAATAGTGTAGATATTACAAAGATGAATGCTGATATTGTATTATGTGTTGGTGGTGATGGAACAGTCCTACATGCTCAACGTTATCTATCTCCAAAGAAAATACCAATACTTAGTATTAATATGGGAACTGTGGGTTTTTTAACTGAAGTTGATCCTGAGGACATATTTGAATGTCTTGATAAATTATTAAGTTATGATTTCTTTATAGAAGAAAGATTACAATTAGATGTTCTAATTGATTCACAATGGCATACTGTTTTAAATGAATTGGTGTTAATGACAAGTCAACCTGCTAAAATGTTAGATTTACGTGTTTCTGTGGATGAAGAAATTGTAGATGAAGTTCGTGCTGATGGCTTAATTATATCCACACCCAGTGGATCTACTGCTTATGCTATGTCTGCGGGAGGACCAATTGTTGATCCTAGGGTTGATGCAGCAATTATCATACCAATATGTCCATTTAAATTAAATACTAGGCCAAAAATAGTTCCAGCAGATAGTATCATCACAGTTAAATTCTTAAAAGAAGGTAAAAAAGGAGTTGCTGTTCTTGATGGTATTGTAAATAAGGAATTTGACTATTTAGGAGAAATTAAACTTAAAAAATCCGAAAATTCAGCATATTTTGTTAGATTTAAAAAGAATTTCTATAATAGTGTAAATAATAAATTAATTGTAGGTTAA
- the cfbE gene encoding coenzyme F430 synthase produces the protein MKNILISDANHGGLTLLEEYSKYTKNNLFFYDTYNKLNLDMKEFYKKKYNVEFLSLDDIRKNEDKYITISPIHMKPLFRCDYTHHEFTGYLIKKHEECYGWNFKIIEITGVKGKTTTANLIMEVLKNKNLLVLTSHNLLYKSCEREIVLDKTLSITPASIIHALNRAKDMNLLSSIDYCIFEVSLGITTNTDIGILTNILEDYPIADNSQSASSAKKSVFKSKKVICDRTTLKKYYPHMDKNIITVSLDDKTADIYTTEIDYNIKSTSIRIKYCDYEFRVNCFALCDFYINNILYAVCVGLLLDIPIKTITSNIKDTLPIEGRGSIKYIEDKIVLEDINPGLNTTSISKCISNLERYSNNYVLIVGGDYGITCEEIDEEKLSKYISTIDSPIVLTGDVGYNLLKKLDKDYEFYHELTDAFNYLLKKDYDVIQIIYRSEYARNITYLPN, from the coding sequence ATGAAAAACATATTAATTAGTGATGCTAATCATGGTGGACTTACACTTCTTGAAGAATATTCAAAATACACCAAGAATAATTTATTTTTCTATGATACATACAACAAACTTAATTTAGATATGAAAGAATTTTATAAAAAAAAATATAATGTTGAGTTTCTTTCATTAGATGATATTAGGAAAAATGAGGATAAATATATTACAATTAGTCCCATACATATGAAACCATTATTTAGGTGTGATTATACTCATCATGAATTTACAGGATATTTAATTAAAAAACATGAAGAATGTTATGGATGGAATTTTAAGATTATAGAAATTACTGGTGTTAAGGGAAAAACTACAACTGCAAACTTAATAATGGAAGTTTTAAAAAATAAAAATCTTCTTGTTTTAACAAGCCATAATCTTCTATATAAAAGTTGTGAAAGGGAGATTGTTTTGGATAAAACACTGAGTATCACACCAGCCAGTATAATTCATGCCCTTAATAGAGCAAAAGATATGAATTTACTCAGTAGTATTGATTACTGTATTTTTGAAGTATCTCTTGGTATAACAACAAATACAGACATTGGTATTCTAACAAATATATTAGAGGATTATCCAATTGCAGATAATAGCCAAAGTGCATCTAGTGCAAAAAAATCAGTTTTTAAATCAAAAAAGGTTATTTGTGATAGAACTACCCTTAAGAAGTACTACCCACACATGGACAAAAATATTATAACTGTTAGTTTAGATGATAAAACTGCAGACATCTATACAACAGAGATTGATTATAATATTAAGAGTACTTCAATTAGAATAAAATACTGTGACTATGAATTTAGAGTGAATTGTTTTGCCCTATGTGATTTTTATATAAATAACATACTATATGCTGTGTGTGTTGGTTTGTTGTTGGATATTCCAATAAAAACAATTACCTCAAATATAAAGGATACTCTACCAATAGAAGGTAGAGGATCAATTAAATATATTGAAGATAAAATAGTTCTTGAAGATATTAATCCAGGACTTAACACCACATCCATATCAAAATGTATTTCAAATCTAGAGAGATATTCAAATAATTATGTGTTGATTGTTGGTGGAGATTATGGTATAACTTGTGAGGAAATAGATGAAGAGAAGTTATCTAAATACATATCCACCATAGATTCACCTATTGTTTTAACAGGAGATGTTGGATATAATCTATTAAAAAAATTAGATAAAGACTATGAATTCTATCATGAACTCACTGATGCTTTTAATTATTTACTTAAAAAGGATTATGATGTTATTCAAATAATTTACAGAAGTGAGTATGCTAGAAATATTACATATCTTCCAAATTAA
- the hemC gene encoding hydroxymethylbilane synthase gives MIVGTRGSKLATTQTKTVVKALEEITGEEIETKIIKTTGDKIKNSQLYNIDAKGIFTKELDTALIDGSIDFAVHSFKDLPSELNDQLTITAIPQREAINEVLISNYSWDELPENATLGTSSVRREAFCKLHGKKIQTKPIRGNIDTRIRKVEEGEYDATIMALAGINRLGLQEHIKEVFDEQYITPPAGQGALAVMTHKDSEYNDVISKLNHEDSRIEAMTEKAILETIGVGCQWPIGIVSKVDGNNINIHCKLLSPEGKLLADVNKTTDKNNAINTAKVIGTKLREDTL, from the coding sequence TTGATAGTTGGTACTAGAGGTAGTAAACTGGCCACCACACAAACTAAAACTGTTGTAAAAGCTCTTGAAGAAATTACTGGAGAAGAAATTGAAACTAAAATAATTAAAACAACAGGAGATAAGATTAAAAATTCACAGTTATATAATATTGATGCTAAAGGTATATTTACAAAAGAATTAGACACAGCCCTCATTGATGGAAGTATTGATTTTGCCGTACATAGTTTTAAGGATTTACCTAGTGAATTAAATGACCAGCTTACAATAACTGCCATACCTCAAAGAGAAGCTATTAATGAAGTATTAATTTCTAATTATTCATGGGATGAACTACCAGAAAATGCTACATTAGGTACAAGTAGTGTTAGAAGAGAAGCATTCTGTAAATTACATGGTAAAAAGATTCAAACAAAACCTATACGTGGAAATATAGATACTCGTATACGTAAAGTTGAAGAAGGAGAGTATGATGCTACAATAATGGCTTTAGCAGGTATTAACCGATTAGGCCTACAGGAACATATAAAAGAAGTATTTGATGAACAATACATAACTCCTCCTGCAGGACAAGGAGCTTTAGCTGTGATGACACATAAAGATTCAGAATATAATGATGTTATTTCAAAATTAAATCATGAAGATTCTAGAATTGAAGCTATGACAGAAAAAGCTATTCTTGAAACTATAGGTGTTGGATGCCAATGGCCTATTGGTATAGTCTCAAAGGTAGATGGTAATAACATAAATATACATTGTAAATTATTAAGTCCTGAAGGTAAACTTTTAGCAGATGTAAACAAAACAACAGATAAAAACAATGCTATTAATACTGCAAAAGTTATTGGAACAAAATTAAGAGAGGATACTTTATGA
- a CDS encoding Gfo/Idh/MocA family protein produces MKQTNVGVIGVGSMGYNHVRIYSELENANLVAISDMVRGTLDKVSKEFNTVGYVDYDNILQIDDIEVVNICVPTVFHHDVVMRAIEAGKNVLVEKPIASKLNEAEEMIKAAEDAGVTLATGHVERFNPAVRVAKKLIDEGAIGEVVTANSKRLGPFPPRIRDVGVAIDLAIHDIDIFNYLFNSRANTVFANMSSKLKNCEFEDHAEIMTKYDSGVLSILETNWLTPYKKRQLNITGIDGIISVDYGNQTVTLFKENNQVEDIKVENKEPLKEELRSFVDCVQNNTPPEVSGKDGYEALRIVDAAMTSSKDKRLVYLD; encoded by the coding sequence ATGAAACAGACAAATGTAGGTGTTATTGGAGTAGGATCTATGGGTTACAACCACGTACGTATATACTCTGAATTAGAAAATGCGAATTTAGTAGCTATATCAGATATGGTACGAGGTACACTTGATAAGGTATCGAAAGAATTTAATACTGTAGGTTATGTTGATTATGATAATATACTTCAAATTGATGATATTGAAGTAGTAAATATCTGTGTACCAACAGTATTCCATCATGATGTAGTTATGCGGGCAATAGAAGCAGGAAAAAATGTACTTGTAGAAAAACCTATTGCTTCAAAATTAAATGAAGCAGAAGAAATGATCAAAGCAGCAGAAGACGCAGGTGTAACTTTGGCAACAGGACATGTTGAAAGATTTAATCCGGCTGTAAGAGTTGCAAAAAAATTAATTGATGAAGGAGCAATAGGTGAAGTTGTAACTGCAAATTCAAAAAGATTAGGTCCTTTTCCTCCAAGAATACGTGATGTTGGAGTTGCTATCGATTTAGCAATACATGATATTGATATTTTCAATTACCTATTTAATAGTAGGGCAAATACTGTATTTGCAAATATGAGTAGTAAACTTAAAAATTGTGAGTTTGAAGACCATGCAGAAATTATGACTAAATATGATAGTGGAGTTTTAAGTATACTTGAAACTAACTGGTTAACACCATATAAAAAACGTCAATTAAATATTACTGGAATTGACGGAATTATAAGTGTTGATTATGGAAATCAAACTGTTACATTATTTAAAGAAAATAATCAGGTTGAAGACATAAAAGTTGAAAATAAAGAACCTCTCAAAGAAGAATTAAGATCATTTGTTGATTGTGTACAAAACAATACTCCTCCAGAAGTATCTGGTAAAGATGGATATGAAGCATTGAGAATTGTTGATGCTGCAATGACCTCATCCAAAGATAAAAGACTAGTGTATTTAGATTAA
- a CDS encoding orotate phosphoribosyltransferase-like protein yields the protein MKNKLIEKATELRNKGLTTGEIADELNISKDTTQWLIMQMTTVNKTKQKQKPDDFAINWKTIGSSSSRMQYIASALSDMAVEEGVVDAVVGISISGVPFATIMAEILDAELAVFHPIKHMKNESAQGALSHNFANIKNKTVVIVDDVITSGATITDAIRVCKKNGANPLVVTVLVDKKGLDDSDNVPIKSLIKINKVG from the coding sequence ATGAAAAATAAATTAATTGAAAAAGCTACTGAACTTAGAAATAAGGGATTAACCACTGGTGAAATTGCAGATGAATTAAATATATCTAAAGATACAACTCAATGGTTAATTATGCAAATGACCACAGTTAATAAAACAAAACAGAAACAAAAACCTGATGATTTTGCTATTAATTGGAAAACTATTGGTTCTAGTTCATCACGTATGCAGTATATTGCTTCAGCATTATCTGACATGGCTGTTGAAGAAGGAGTTGTTGATGCAGTTGTAGGTATTAGTATTAGTGGAGTACCATTTGCTACTATAATGGCTGAAATATTAGATGCTGAACTTGCAGTATTTCATCCAATTAAACATATGAAAAATGAATCAGCACAAGGAGCTCTAAGTCATAACTTTGCTAATATTAAAAATAAAACAGTTGTAATTGTAGATGATGTTATAACAAGTGGAGCTACAATTACTGATGCTATTAGAGTATGTAAAAAAAATGGTGCAAATCCTCTAGTTGTCACAGTTCTTGTGGATAAAAAAGGACTTGATGATTCTGATAATGTACCTATTAAATCATTGATTAAAATTAATAAAGTAGGATAA
- the eif1A gene encoding translation initiation factor eIF-1A — MKKSNNKNNHKNNHNNNQGGENIRVRSPRRGEIPGVVEQILGHGKLKVRCNDKQIRLCRIPGKMKKRIWIREGDVVLVKPWDFQSDEKADVIWRYTRTEANYLERRGFLKI, encoded by the coding sequence TTGAAGAAATCTAACAATAAAAATAATCATAAAAATAACCATAATAACAATCAAGGTGGAGAAAACATACGTGTAAGATCACCTAGACGTGGTGAAATTCCAGGAGTTGTTGAACAAATATTAGGACATGGAAAACTTAAAGTAAGATGTAATGATAAACAAATCAGATTATGTCGTATTCCTGGTAAAATGAAAAAACGTATATGGATTCGTGAAGGTGATGTTGTACTTGTAAAACCATGGGATTTCCAAAGTGATGAAAAAGCAGATGTTATTTGGAGATACACCCGTACAGAAGCAAATTACCTTGAAAGAAGAGGATTCCTAAAAATATAA
- a CDS encoding arsenic resistance protein — MNMIEKLEPILIFGAIILGLLFKDISLLNNISPLLITVFLALMLFALFLDIPLEDIRSSFSNRKFTIISILINFIWTPLFGYFLGSLFLYGHVDIFIGFFMLILTPCTDWYLLFTKISKGNVPLSLSILPINLLLQIILLPVYLVLFFSNSNNIVMLDLVDGLLTFIIIPFIGSEVVKFILRNKNKTKEKITGFFSSCQILFLCIAIFGLFNTEASSLFENLDVIGLIFIPLMIFFIVNFILDFILSRQLDFNYENYVSLTLTTLARNSPLALAIAIKSFPNNELIAIALVVGPLIELPVLYIVSRVLLYIQKKY; from the coding sequence ATGAATATGATAGAAAAATTAGAGCCAATTTTAATTTTTGGAGCTATTATACTAGGATTACTATTTAAGGATATTTCCTTATTAAATAATATAAGCCCCTTACTTATAACTGTTTTTCTAGCATTAATGTTATTTGCACTGTTTTTAGATATTCCCCTCGAGGATATTAGAAGTAGTTTTTCAAATAGAAAATTCACAATAATTAGTATTTTAATTAATTTTATATGGACACCACTTTTTGGATATTTTCTAGGAAGCTTATTTTTATATGGACATGTTGATATTTTTATAGGATTTTTCATGTTAATATTAACTCCATGTACTGATTGGTATTTGTTATTTACTAAAATATCCAAGGGAAATGTTCCACTTAGTTTATCTATACTACCAATTAACTTACTGTTACAGATAATATTACTACCAGTATATTTAGTGTTATTTTTCTCAAATTCTAATAATATTGTAATGTTGGATTTAGTAGATGGGTTGTTGACATTTATTATTATCCCATTTATTGGATCAGAAGTTGTTAAATTTATTCTTAGAAATAAAAATAAGACTAAAGAAAAAATTACTGGATTTTTTTCAAGTTGTCAAATACTATTTTTATGTATTGCAATATTTGGATTGTTTAATACTGAAGCAAGTAGTCTTTTTGAAAACTTAGATGTAATTGGTCTTATATTTATTCCATTAATGATATTTTTCATAGTTAATTTCATATTAGATTTTATTTTATCTAGACAACTGGATTTTAATTATGAAAATTATGTAAGTTTAACTCTTACAACATTAGCACGTAATTCCCCACTTGCACTTGCTATTGCTATAAAATCCTTTCCAAACAATGAATTAATTGCAATAGCATTAGTAGTTGGACCATTAATTGAATTACCTGTTTTATATATTGTATCAAGAGTGTTGTTATATATACAAAAAAAATATTAG
- a CDS encoding serine protein kinase RIO — protein sequence MNKHYIDADKQMRKLEETKRLKSVEDKQVSSEVFDDKTLKVLYKLANKGYIRSLNGVISTGKEANVFLGIDDDDNPVAVKIYRVMTLDFKKIKEYIAGDPRFKSHGNNTRQIITAWTQKEFKNLSRLYKLGLRVPEPYIAMENVLVMEYLEYSDDDNSAAPPLSKAKLDNASEVFEEIIDFMDVAYNKAHLVHGDLSRYNILLSHGHPYIIDVSQSTLDSHPSSRSLLERDIKNILYDSKKFKLNLTYEYVRNRIIKND from the coding sequence TTGAATAAACACTATATTGATGCAGATAAGCAAATGAGAAAATTAGAAGAAACTAAAAGATTAAAAAGTGTTGAAGATAAACAAGTTTCTAGTGAAGTTTTTGATGACAAAACATTAAAAGTTCTCTATAAACTTGCAAATAAGGGATATATTCGAAGTTTAAATGGAGTTATAAGTACTGGTAAGGAAGCAAATGTATTTCTTGGTATTGATGATGATGACAATCCTGTTGCTGTGAAAATATATAGGGTTATGACACTTGATTTTAAAAAGATTAAGGAATATATTGCTGGTGATCCTAGATTCAAGAGTCATGGAAATAATACAAGACAGATTATTACTGCATGGACTCAGAAGGAATTTAAAAATCTTAGTAGGTTATATAAGTTAGGTCTTAGAGTTCCTGAACCCTATATTGCCATGGAAAATGTGTTGGTAATGGAATACTTAGAATACTCTGATGATGATAATAGTGCAGCACCTCCACTGAGTAAGGCCAAATTAGATAATGCTAGTGAGGTTTTTGAGGAGATTATTGATTTTATGGATGTTGCATATAACAAGGCACATCTTGTTCATGGTGATCTTTCTAGATACAATATTCTCTTATCACATGGACACCCCTATATTATTGATGTTTCACAATCTACACTAGATAGTCATCCTTCAAGTAGAAGTTTACTTGAACGCGATATTAAAAATATACTATATGATAGTAAGAAATTCAAATTAAATTTAACATATGAATATGTTAGAAATAGAATTATTAAAAATGACTAA